A stretch of the Tautonia marina genome encodes the following:
- a CDS encoding BatA domain-containing protein, with product MMTFLTPLLLWGTLLGAVPLIIHLLNRRRFRRVDWAPMRLLKLTVRRNRRRLQIEQWLLLLLRIALPILLFLMLARPILDPTGLEGWAGPGSRTSRIVLVDDSLSMGYVGEGPPAFQQAREVAAALLSQARPQDRCSLVTTSMPGVPVLLEVEGSRQDELANAALGLSPTETHTAWPAVFEGLNGVLESCTFPTQQLTIITDLRRSGWDEGVGPIARAWQERGLVVRIVDVGDDGDRAGNLAVEALEPMDRTILADAESRWEATIRNDSPRTIAGVSAILRVDDAPTEFPLPEIAPNSVARVPITVRFPGPGPHDLAIELPEDSMPGDNRRWAAVEVKEALRIRLVDGEPSSEPFGGEVDYLAAPLSIGVGDADAWRVEVVQEDDFLSNRLELPDVLILANVAAPTPEQADRLIRLVRDGMGLMIFAGARMDVGSYHDLLDRDEARLLPARMRAMVDQEIRGVIIEPVRPSPLEALLELRPSALERVAARQIMTVEESAEDSEGDVRVLARWNDPERSPAVIERIVGEGRVLLWTTTADRDGNDWPVEPSFVLAIREAVRGTARATPLAKIVTAGEPIRNVVESSQSLSDIRLFPPNDAEPRVLNAVPINASADESPSTSLAIDVLDTRRAGLYRITWSEGPLGAQSDLSAANPDPIESELDRIGRDELTQLLSPLEVELASARSGTDALLAPTGRELWRALAWGLLALMIAEPMLTAWIGRSR from the coding sequence ATGATGACCTTCCTCACCCCCCTGCTCCTTTGGGGAACCTTGCTGGGCGCGGTCCCGCTCATCATCCACCTCTTGAACCGCCGCCGGTTCCGCCGTGTGGATTGGGCACCGATGCGCCTGCTGAAGCTGACGGTACGCCGCAACCGGCGTCGGCTCCAGATCGAACAGTGGCTGCTTTTGCTTTTGCGCATAGCGTTGCCAATTCTTCTTTTTCTCATGCTCGCGCGGCCGATCCTCGACCCGACCGGCCTGGAAGGCTGGGCCGGGCCGGGAAGCCGGACGAGCCGGATCGTGCTGGTGGATGATTCCTTGAGCATGGGATACGTCGGCGAAGGCCCTCCGGCGTTTCAACAGGCCCGAGAGGTCGCCGCGGCCCTGCTCTCCCAGGCAAGGCCGCAGGACCGCTGCTCGCTGGTGACGACCTCGATGCCGGGGGTTCCGGTCCTGCTCGAAGTGGAAGGCAGTCGTCAGGACGAACTGGCGAACGCCGCCCTGGGCCTCAGCCCGACCGAGACGCACACGGCCTGGCCCGCCGTGTTCGAAGGTCTGAACGGAGTCCTGGAATCGTGCACGTTCCCGACGCAGCAACTGACGATCATTACGGATTTACGTCGATCGGGCTGGGACGAGGGGGTCGGGCCGATCGCCCGAGCGTGGCAGGAGCGCGGGCTCGTTGTCCGGATCGTGGACGTCGGAGACGACGGCGATCGTGCGGGGAACCTCGCGGTGGAGGCCCTGGAACCGATGGACCGGACGATCCTGGCCGATGCCGAGAGCCGATGGGAGGCGACGATCCGGAACGATTCACCGCGAACCATCGCGGGAGTCTCGGCGATCCTCCGCGTCGATGACGCCCCGACCGAGTTCCCCTTGCCGGAGATCGCCCCGAATTCGGTCGCCCGCGTGCCGATCACCGTCCGATTCCCCGGCCCCGGCCCGCACGACCTGGCCATCGAGCTGCCCGAGGACTCCATGCCCGGCGACAACCGCCGCTGGGCCGCGGTGGAGGTGAAGGAAGCGCTTCGCATCCGTCTGGTCGACGGCGAGCCGTCCTCGGAACCGTTTGGAGGCGAGGTCGATTACCTGGCCGCTCCGCTTTCGATCGGCGTGGGAGACGCGGACGCCTGGCGGGTTGAGGTGGTACAGGAGGACGATTTTCTGTCGAACCGGCTAGAACTTCCTGATGTCCTCATTCTTGCCAATGTCGCCGCACCGACTCCCGAGCAGGCCGACCGGCTGATCCGCTTGGTGCGGGACGGCATGGGCCTGATGATCTTTGCGGGCGCTCGGATGGACGTTGGCTCGTATCATGATCTGCTCGATCGCGACGAGGCCCGCCTGCTACCCGCTCGGATGCGGGCCATGGTCGATCAGGAGATTCGCGGGGTCATCATCGAGCCCGTGCGACCGTCTCCGCTGGAAGCATTGCTGGAGCTTCGGCCCTCGGCCCTGGAGCGGGTGGCAGCGCGGCAAATCATGACGGTCGAGGAATCGGCGGAGGATTCCGAGGGTGACGTTCGAGTTCTCGCTCGTTGGAACGATCCCGAGCGATCGCCGGCGGTGATCGAGCGGATCGTTGGCGAGGGGCGGGTCTTGCTCTGGACCACCACGGCCGACCGCGACGGTAACGACTGGCCGGTCGAGCCGAGCTTTGTCCTTGCGATTCGAGAAGCCGTCCGAGGAACCGCGCGGGCCACCCCGCTGGCGAAGATCGTCACGGCCGGCGAACCGATCCGGAACGTGGTCGAGTCGAGCCAGTCGCTCAGCGACATTCGCCTGTTCCCACCCAATGATGCCGAGCCCCGGGTACTGAACGCCGTCCCGATCAACGCATCGGCGGACGAGAGCCCCAGCACATCCCTTGCCATTGATGTTCTCGACACCCGCCGCGCCGGCCTGTACCGCATCACCTGGAGCGAGGGGCCACTTGGTGCTCAGAGTGATCTCTCGGCCGCAAACCCCGACCCGATCGAGAGCGAACTCGACCGGATCGGCCGCGACGAACTGACGCAACTGCTCAGCCCGCTGGAGGTGGAGCTTGCCTCGGCTCGAAGTGGAACCGACGCTCTCCTGGCTCCGACGGGACGGGAACTCTGGCGAGCCCTCGCCTGGGGATTGCTGGCCTTGATGATTGCCGAGCCGATGCTGACCGCCTGGATCGGCCGATCGCGCTAA
- a CDS encoding DUF58 domain-containing protein — translation MTPSRTYSDPDAIARIADLTLRSRRLAEGAISGQHRSPFLGFNIEFASYREYSPGEDLRRLDWRVFARSDRHYIKQYEQESNVRVTFVVDASASMAYKGTRAALSKFDYAATLVVSLALLLVKQQDPVGLVLFDEKATETLPPNATQAQIVAMTAQLERCAPSRTTDLGGLLRSLAGQLKRRSVVVVVSDLFTDPEGLYDSLNRLRFQGHEALILQILDRDELDLPFDGPTIFKDIEGDEELFAEPWGFRREYRKAMEEFLENVRRECGQRGYDHVRFVTDEPLADALSIFLHSRLDADRAARQAGRS, via the coding sequence ATGACGCCGTCGCGGACGTATTCCGATCCTGACGCGATCGCCCGGATCGCCGACCTGACGCTCCGCTCCCGACGCCTGGCCGAAGGAGCGATCAGCGGTCAGCACCGCAGCCCGTTCCTCGGCTTCAACATCGAGTTCGCCTCGTACCGCGAATACTCGCCCGGCGAGGACCTCCGGCGGCTCGACTGGCGCGTCTTCGCTCGATCCGATCGACACTACATCAAGCAATACGAACAGGAAAGCAATGTACGCGTGACCTTTGTCGTCGATGCGAGCGCATCGATGGCGTACAAAGGGACTCGGGCGGCGCTCTCCAAGTTCGACTACGCAGCCACCCTGGTCGTCTCGCTCGCCTTGCTCCTGGTCAAGCAACAAGACCCGGTCGGCCTGGTCCTGTTCGATGAGAAGGCCACCGAAACCCTGCCGCCGAACGCCACCCAGGCGCAGATCGTGGCGATGACGGCGCAACTCGAACGCTGCGCCCCGAGCCGCACAACCGACCTGGGCGGCTTGCTGCGATCGCTCGCCGGGCAGCTCAAGCGGCGGAGCGTCGTCGTGGTGGTTTCCGATCTATTCACCGATCCCGAAGGATTGTACGACAGCCTCAATCGTCTACGATTTCAGGGGCACGAGGCCCTGATCCTTCAGATCCTCGACCGTGACGAGCTGGACTTACCCTTCGATGGGCCGACCATTTTCAAGGACATCGAGGGGGACGAGGAACTGTTCGCCGAGCCGTGGGGCTTTCGCCGCGAGTACCGCAAGGCGATGGAGGAGTTTCTGGAGAACGTGCGTCGTGAATGCGGCCAGCGGGGCTATGACCATGTACGGTTCGTCACCGACGAGCCACTGGCCGACGCTTTGAGCATCTTCCTGCATTCGCGATTGGACGCCGATCGAGCGGCCCGACAGGCGGGGCGGTCCTGA
- a CDS encoding AAA family ATPase, whose translation MSTSTEDLDLAGLEELQTAHRQIREQMARQIVGQDEVVDQLLIAVFARGHCILEGVPGLAKTLMVQSLAQSLSLDFNRIQFTPDLMPSDITGTEVLYEDRSSGARELRFVPGPIFANLILADEINRTPPKTQAALLEAMQERQVTAGGHRHGLPDPFFVLATQNPIEQEGTYPLPEAQLDRFLFKIFIKYPTPDEERRIYRVTTGADRQEIVPIIAGERIAALQKLVRRVPVSDHCIDYAMDLVRATRGPEHGGPSYIGDWVAWGAGPRAGQALILAAKARAALSGRPSVTAEDIKEVARPVLRHRVVINYNAQAAGESSDSIIQRLLDDIPIRKGAADDAVADVFRS comes from the coding sequence GTGAGCACCTCGACCGAAGACCTCGACCTTGCCGGGCTGGAGGAGCTGCAAACCGCCCACCGGCAGATCCGCGAGCAGATGGCCCGGCAGATCGTCGGGCAGGATGAGGTCGTCGATCAGCTCTTGATCGCCGTCTTCGCCCGGGGGCATTGCATCCTCGAAGGAGTGCCCGGCCTGGCCAAAACCCTGATGGTGCAGAGCCTGGCGCAATCCCTCTCGCTCGACTTCAACCGCATCCAGTTCACACCCGACCTGATGCCCTCGGACATCACCGGCACCGAGGTGCTCTACGAGGACCGCAGCAGCGGAGCCCGAGAACTGCGGTTCGTCCCCGGCCCGATCTTCGCCAACCTGATCCTCGCCGACGAGATCAACCGAACTCCTCCCAAAACCCAGGCCGCCCTGCTCGAAGCGATGCAGGAGCGACAGGTTACCGCGGGGGGACATCGCCACGGCTTGCCGGACCCCTTCTTCGTCCTCGCCACGCAGAACCCGATCGAGCAGGAAGGAACCTACCCCCTTCCCGAAGCACAGCTCGACCGATTCCTGTTCAAGATCTTCATCAAATATCCGACTCCCGATGAAGAACGCAGGATTTACCGCGTGACCACCGGGGCCGACCGCCAGGAGATCGTGCCGATCATCGCCGGGGAACGGATCGCCGCGTTGCAGAAGCTTGTGCGCCGCGTCCCGGTGTCGGACCACTGCATCGACTACGCAATGGACCTGGTGCGGGCGACCCGAGGCCCCGAGCACGGCGGGCCGTCGTACATTGGCGACTGGGTCGCCTGGGGGGCCGGGCCTCGGGCGGGTCAGGCCTTAATTCTGGCCGCCAAGGCCCGCGCCGCCCTGTCGGGCCGACCGAGCGTGACCGCCGAGGACATCAAGGAGGTCGCCCGGCCGGTCCTCCGTCACCGCGTCGTCATCAACTACAACGCCCAGGCGGCCGGAGAGTCGAGCGACTCGATCATCCAGCGCCTTCTGGACGACATCCCGATCCGCAAGGGGGCCGCCGATGACGCCGTCGCGGACGTATTCCGATCCTGA
- a CDS encoding prenyltransferase/squalene oxidase repeat-containing protein, translating into MSKRSANHDMHLQPPADRRAFLGQCLGGLIAGGLAGRIARGQDSGQVLPKHLTPETLRAVERGTDYLASTQADDGSWIIGGGQAYPVAMTGLAGTAFLAHGDSPTRGPYAKHVQGAVEFLVRCSTPSGLLTGPSQDNGQPMHGHGFALMFLASVYGMITKESLRREVREAIRKAVILTARGQSIHGGWTYVPGTGDEGSVTVTQVQALRAAHNAGFVVPPAVIEEAGNYLEKCRTPEGGIAYSLGSGGGPRLPISAAAVATLYNSGQFDSPIATDCLKYVWDAFQATDAWHKGGGHTYYAHLYAAQAFYMAGDDYWDDYFPETRDHLMGLQGDDGSWNGDGIGEVYGTSIATIILQLPFKYLPVFQR; encoded by the coding sequence ATGAGCAAGCGATCGGCGAATCATGACATGCACCTACAACCACCCGCCGATCGTCGTGCGTTCCTTGGTCAATGCCTGGGAGGGCTGATCGCCGGAGGGCTCGCAGGGCGGATCGCCAGGGGCCAGGACAGTGGGCAGGTCTTGCCCAAACACCTGACGCCCGAAACCCTCCGTGCCGTGGAACGAGGAACCGATTACCTGGCCAGCACCCAGGCCGACGACGGCTCGTGGATCATCGGCGGCGGCCAGGCGTATCCGGTGGCCATGACCGGCCTGGCGGGCACGGCGTTTCTGGCTCATGGCGATTCGCCCACGCGAGGCCCGTACGCGAAGCACGTGCAAGGAGCGGTCGAGTTCCTGGTGCGCTGCTCGACCCCCTCGGGCCTCCTCACCGGACCGAGCCAGGACAACGGCCAGCCGATGCACGGGCACGGCTTTGCCTTGATGTTTCTGGCGTCGGTGTACGGCATGATCACCAAGGAATCGCTCCGGCGCGAGGTCCGCGAGGCGATCCGCAAGGCGGTGATCCTGACCGCCCGAGGGCAGAGCATCCACGGCGGCTGGACCTACGTGCCCGGCACCGGCGACGAAGGTTCGGTGACCGTCACCCAGGTTCAGGCCCTTCGGGCGGCCCATAACGCCGGGTTCGTCGTACCGCCTGCGGTCATCGAGGAAGCAGGGAACTACCTGGAAAAGTGCCGGACGCCGGAGGGGGGCATTGCCTACTCGCTCGGCTCGGGGGGAGGTCCCCGCCTGCCCATCTCGGCCGCGGCAGTGGCCACCCTGTACAACTCGGGGCAGTTCGACAGCCCGATCGCCACCGATTGTCTCAAGTATGTTTGGGACGCCTTCCAGGCGACTGACGCCTGGCATAAGGGGGGCGGGCACACGTATTACGCCCACCTCTACGCCGCCCAGGCGTTCTACATGGCTGGTGATGACTACTGGGATGACTATTTTCCCGAGACGCGCGACCACCTGATGGGCCTGCAAGGCGACGACGGCTCGTGGAACGGCGACGGGATCGGCGAGGTCTACGGGACGTCGATCGCCACCATCATCCTGCAACTTCCGTTCAAATATCTTCCCGTCTTCCAGCGTTGA
- a CDS encoding SIMPL domain-containing protein (The SIMPL domain is named for its presence in mouse protein SIMPL (signalling molecule that associates with mouse pelle-like kinase). Bacterial member BP26, from Brucella, was shown to assemble into a channel-like structure, while YggE from E. coli has been associated with resistance to oxidative stress.): MRTTRSVVTAAVLIMMIGLGLEARDVLGQVAQTRRTQTTENIEGITVSGKATAYARPDLMEIDLQVASASELTADAIVKYRDAKARIEEAFENLKLDQVEVAELGLLVDQKGPSPNQYGGIDPRATLSAKPEVQLSRKLVVRCSAIEGRDEEELLQLVARLLDVAQDAGGIVGPPPGVNPYQYSSRGIDLSLVRFVVEDFDAVQEQAYEAAIADARARAERIARLSETELGPIVAIQELSRPGDPIANVTRVVLPNEEPPREGRLESNRLQDVPVRVELLVRFQLRPAEDEGADTP, translated from the coding sequence ATGCGAACAACGCGATCGGTCGTGACGGCCGCGGTCCTCATCATGATGATCGGCCTGGGCCTGGAGGCCCGCGACGTCCTCGGCCAGGTGGCCCAGACTCGGCGCACCCAAACAACCGAGAACATCGAGGGGATCACCGTCTCGGGCAAGGCGACCGCCTATGCCCGGCCGGACCTGATGGAGATCGACCTCCAGGTCGCCTCGGCCTCGGAGCTGACAGCCGACGCGATCGTCAAGTACCGAGACGCCAAGGCGCGGATCGAGGAGGCGTTCGAGAACCTGAAGCTCGATCAGGTTGAGGTCGCGGAACTCGGATTGCTCGTTGATCAGAAAGGGCCGTCCCCAAACCAGTACGGCGGCATCGACCCCCGAGCGACCCTGAGCGCCAAGCCCGAGGTACAGCTTTCCCGGAAGCTCGTCGTGCGCTGCTCCGCGATTGAAGGACGCGACGAGGAGGAGTTGTTGCAGCTCGTCGCCCGCCTGCTCGACGTGGCGCAGGATGCCGGGGGGATCGTCGGCCCTCCTCCGGGGGTCAATCCGTATCAGTACAGCTCCCGGGGGATCGACCTGAGCCTCGTCCGGTTCGTCGTCGAGGATTTCGACGCGGTGCAGGAACAGGCCTATGAGGCAGCTATCGCCGACGCCAGGGCCCGCGCCGAGCGGATCGCCCGTCTGAGCGAGACCGAGCTAGGCCCGATCGTCGCGATCCAGGAACTCTCAAGGCCGGGCGATCCAATCGCCAACGTCACCCGGGTCGTGCTCCCGAACGAGGAGCCCCCACGCGAGGGGCGGCTCGAATCGAACCGGTTGCAAGACGTTCCTGTACGGGTCGAATTGCTCGTGCGGTTCCAACTTCGCCCCGCCGAGGACGAGGGAGCCGACACGCCATGA